In the Chryseobacterium sp. MYb264 genome, one interval contains:
- a CDS encoding bifunctional UDP-3-O-[3-hydroxymyristoyl] N-acetylglucosamine deacetylase/3-hydroxyacyl-ACP dehydratase, with the protein MSDMQKTLQQEVTLSGIGLHTGKEVKLTIKPAKENTGFIFVRTDLEGHPQVEADVNYVVATERGTTLEKLGVKITTCEHLLAALVGCDVDNAILEMNAAEPPILDGSSKFFVEAIESVGVVDQNVAREYLVIKEVLTYSDPATGSEITIIPSDNYEVTTMVDFGTKVLGTQNATLKNISEFKEEISSARTFSFLHELEMLLDHGLIKGGDISNAIVYVDKDLTPDTTEKLKKAFGKDNVSIRPNGILDNLNLNYPNEAARHKLLDVIGDLALAGVKIKGKVIANKPGHFVNTQFAKKLNRQWKLQKKKNVPDFDLTKEPVFDINGIMKLMPHRPPFLLIDKILELSDSHVVGLKNVTMNEPFFVGHFPKEPVMPGVLQVEALAQTGGILVLASVPDPENYSTYFIKIDKVKFKRKVVPGDTIIFKIELIEPIRRGIVHMQGYGYVGDAVAVEAELMAQVAKNKID; encoded by the coding sequence ATGAGTGATATGCAAAAAACACTTCAGCAAGAGGTAACTCTTTCTGGAATTGGCCTTCATACTGGTAAAGAAGTAAAACTAACCATTAAACCTGCTAAAGAAAATACAGGTTTTATATTTGTAAGAACAGACCTTGAGGGACATCCTCAGGTTGAGGCAGATGTGAATTATGTTGTGGCAACAGAAAGAGGGACAACATTAGAAAAGCTGGGGGTAAAAATTACAACCTGCGAACATCTTTTAGCTGCTCTGGTGGGCTGCGATGTTGATAACGCAATTTTGGAAATGAATGCGGCCGAACCTCCCATCTTGGACGGATCTTCCAAATTCTTTGTCGAAGCTATTGAAAGTGTTGGAGTGGTAGACCAGAATGTTGCAAGAGAATATCTTGTGATAAAAGAAGTTCTTACCTATAGTGATCCGGCTACCGGTTCGGAGATCACCATTATTCCTTCAGATAATTACGAGGTAACCACAATGGTTGATTTTGGAACTAAAGTTTTAGGTACCCAGAATGCCACCTTAAAAAATATTTCCGAGTTTAAAGAAGAAATCTCATCGGCAAGAACGTTCAGTTTCCTGCACGAGCTGGAGATGCTTTTAGATCATGGTTTAATTAAAGGGGGAGACATTTCCAATGCAATTGTTTATGTAGATAAGGACCTGACTCCGGATACAACAGAAAAATTAAAGAAAGCTTTCGGAAAAGACAATGTTTCTATACGTCCGAACGGAATTCTTGATAATTTGAATTTAAACTACCCGAACGAAGCGGCAAGACATAAATTACTGGATGTAATTGGTGATTTAGCGTTGGCAGGAGTGAAAATAAAAGGGAAAGTAATTGCCAATAAACCGGGACATTTCGTAAATACTCAATTTGCCAAAAAACTGAACCGCCAATGGAAATTGCAAAAAAAGAAAAACGTTCCTGATTTTGATTTAACAAAAGAGCCTGTGTTCGATATCAATGGAATTATGAAGTTGATGCCTCACAGACCCCCGTTCTTATTGATCGATAAAATTCTTGAGCTTTCAGATTCTCACGTGGTAGGTTTAAAAAATGTAACAATGAATGAGCCTTTCTTCGTTGGTCATTTCCCTAAAGAACCTGTAATGCCAGGAGTTTTACAGGTGGAAGCTTTAGCACAGACCGGTGGGATTCTGGTATTGGCAAGCGTTCCGGATCCGGAAAACTATTCTACCTATTTCATTAAAATTGACAAAGTGAAATTTAAGAGAAAAGTGGTGCCGGGAGATACCATTATTTTTAAAATTGAGCTTATAGAGCCTATAAGAAGAGGTATTGTTCATATGCAGGGCTACGGATATGTTGGAGATGCAGTAGCAGTGGAAGCGGAGCTGATGGCTCAAGTTGCAAAAAATAAAATTGATTAA
- the lpxD gene encoding UDP-3-O-(3-hydroxymyristoyl)glucosamine N-acyltransferase: MEFTASQIASFIDGKIIGDENALIKGVSPIEGGESGHLSFIAQDRFAHFLDTSNCSVLIVSENLLTKDTYTPTIIAVKDAYLAFQILMNLYQEMQGRKQGIEDGSSIHDTVVIGENVYIGAFTYVSEKAKIGEGTQIYPQVYIGKGVKIGKNCKIDSGARIYDYCIIGDNCVIHSNTVIGGDGFGFQPTAEGFKKIPQLGNVIIEDDVEIGSNCSIDRATIGSTMIGKGTKIDNLIQIAHNVKIGQNNVIAAQAGIAGSTVIGDWNQIGGQVGVVGHIKIGNQVKIQAQSGVNSSVNDKETLYGSPAISYNDYLRSYVHFRNLPEVVKRINNLENTSKDHTNE; the protein is encoded by the coding sequence ATGGAATTTACAGCTTCGCAAATTGCAAGTTTTATTGACGGAAAAATAATAGGCGACGAAAATGCGCTTATTAAAGGGGTTTCACCTATTGAAGGTGGGGAATCCGGGCACCTTTCTTTTATAGCACAGGATCGGTTTGCCCATTTTTTAGATACCTCCAACTGCTCCGTTCTTATTGTTTCTGAAAATCTCTTAACAAAAGATACGTATACGCCCACCATCATTGCTGTAAAGGATGCTTACCTTGCTTTTCAGATTCTGATGAATTTATATCAGGAGATGCAGGGGCGAAAACAGGGCATTGAGGACGGCTCATCTATTCACGATACAGTAGTCATCGGTGAAAATGTGTATATCGGGGCGTTTACCTATGTTTCCGAAAAAGCGAAAATTGGTGAAGGTACCCAGATCTATCCCCAGGTATATATCGGTAAAGGAGTAAAAATTGGTAAAAACTGTAAAATTGACAGTGGTGCCAGAATTTATGACTATTGTATTATCGGGGATAACTGCGTAATTCATTCCAATACCGTAATCGGAGGAGACGGTTTTGGTTTTCAGCCTACAGCCGAAGGATTTAAAAAAATTCCCCAGCTGGGAAATGTCATCATTGAAGATGATGTGGAAATCGGTTCTAACTGTAGTATCGACAGAGCAACGATTGGTTCTACCATGATTGGGAAAGGCACCAAAATCGATAATCTAATTCAGATCGCCCATAATGTGAAAATCGGCCAGAATAATGTCATTGCGGCTCAGGCAGGAATTGCAGGTTCAACCGTTATCGGCGACTGGAACCAGATCGGAGGTCAGGTAGGGGTGGTAGGACACATTAAAATCGGAAATCAGGTGAAAATTCAGGCCCAGAGTGGTGTGAATTCAAGTGTAAATGATAAAGAAACCTTGTACGGCTCGCCGGCAATAAGCTATAACGACTACCTGAGAAGTTATGTACATTTCAGAAATCTTCCTGAAGTCGTAAAAAGAATAAATAATCTTGAGAATACCTCAAAAGATCATACTAATGAGTGA
- a CDS encoding HD domain-containing protein, which yields MQNKLKIINDPVHGFIRIPYEILFDIIEHPYFQRLRRIGQTGLLNLIFPGATHTRFHHALGAMHLMVTALDTLKQKGVKISEEEEKGAMLAILMHDIGHGPFSHALESMLMDDWHHENLSLLLMNRLNIEFEGQLSVAIEMFQGQYHRKFFNQLISSQLDVDRLDYLKRDSFFTGVSEGNINTQRIISMMNVCEEGELVIDAKGVYSIENFLTARMFMYWQVYYHKTSALAEFILVKVLERAKYLVSQGFELPASGNLNYFLHRGKAAASDEDVERFTQLDDNDIIQAMKLWQNSENYVLSYWCKCVIQRNLPKTIISSHPFEAKFIEEKIKNGNEILGIDNANEVVHEITRKLLPYDTEKQPIYLLQKDGTKLRLDESEDQLLSGLIVNKTIRYILTFPRENATGNLKVY from the coding sequence ATGCAGAATAAGCTAAAAATCATTAATGATCCTGTTCACGGTTTTATCAGAATTCCATACGAAATTTTATTTGACATTATAGAACATCCCTATTTTCAGAGATTAAGAAGAATCGGGCAGACCGGACTTTTAAATCTTATATTTCCGGGGGCGACACATACCCGGTTTCATCATGCACTGGGGGCGATGCACCTTATGGTGACAGCACTGGATACCTTAAAACAGAAAGGAGTGAAAATTTCTGAAGAAGAAGAGAAAGGAGCGATGTTGGCGATTTTAATGCATGATATTGGTCATGGTCCGTTTTCTCATGCATTGGAAAGTATGTTGATGGATGACTGGCATCATGAAAATCTGTCATTATTACTGATGAACCGGCTAAATATTGAGTTTGAAGGTCAGCTTTCTGTTGCAATAGAAATGTTTCAGGGTCAATACCATAGAAAATTTTTCAATCAGCTTATTTCTTCACAACTGGATGTAGATAGACTTGATTATTTAAAGCGGGACAGTTTCTTTACCGGTGTTTCCGAAGGAAATATTAATACCCAGCGAATTATTTCTATGATGAATGTATGTGAAGAAGGCGAACTGGTGATTGATGCCAAAGGTGTTTATTCCATAGAAAATTTCTTAACTGCCAGAATGTTCATGTATTGGCAGGTATATTATCACAAAACTTCGGCGTTAGCGGAATTTATTTTAGTTAAAGTTTTAGAAAGGGCTAAATATCTAGTTTCTCAGGGGTTTGAACTGCCGGCCTCCGGTAATTTAAACTACTTTTTACATCGTGGAAAAGCCGCTGCCTCCGATGAAGATGTGGAAAGATTCACTCAGTTGGATGATAATGATATTATTCAGGCGATGAAATTGTGGCAGAATTCTGAAAACTATGTCTTATCTTACTGGTGTAAATGTGTGATTCAGCGAAATTTACCGAAAACAATTATTTCATCACATCCGTTTGAAGCAAAATTTATTGAGGAAAAAATAAAAAATGGGAACGAAATTTTAGGAATTGATAATGCAAATGAAGTGGTTCATGAAATTACACGAAAACTTCTTCCTTATGATACCGAAAAACAACCTATTTATTTATTGCAGAAAGACGGTACAAAATTGAGACTCGATGAATCCGAGGACCAGCTTTTATCAGGCTTAATTGTGAATAAAACGATAAGATACATCCTAACCTTTCCGAGAGAAAACGCAACCGGAAATCTTAAAGTATATTAA
- a CDS encoding T9SS response regulator signal transducer PorX, with the protein MSEKILWIDDEIDLLKPHIVFLEKKGYHVTPVNNVNEALELMDSEKFALTLIDENMPGISGLEAIPMIKDKDNSLKIVMVTKSEEEHIMEEAIGSQIADYILKPVNPNQILLSLKKNLQQDNLVEQKTILQYQQEFRKLSMELSYLRTYQEWAEYYKKIVNWEIKFDKVADSEFADLLQSQKEEANIQFAKFIENNYEEWLHHHDKPLMSHTLFKEKVKPEVEKDKVLLLMIDNLRYDQWKVIEPLFTKYYRKSSEDYYYSILPTATQYARNSFFAGLMPSEIEKRFPDKWFNDNEEGNKNEFERDFLEDQMKRIGLSSKSMKYLKVLNADFERKIYDDFNQHKNNDLLVIVYNFIDILSHAKTDNHIVDQLIRDDKTFRSLTLNWFENSSLLKIIKTAAESGFKLVITTDHGTVYVKKPSKVVGDRETSTNIRYKTGKSLTYDDRDVWAVTNPEKLFLPKGNLSSKYIFAKNNTFLAYPKNYNHFVNYYKETYQHGGISLEECIIPISILEPK; encoded by the coding sequence ATGTCGGAAAAAATATTATGGATTGATGATGAAATAGATTTACTTAAACCTCATATCGTATTCCTAGAGAAAAAAGGGTATCACGTAACCCCTGTTAATAACGTAAACGAGGCTTTAGAGCTTATGGATTCAGAAAAATTCGCATTGACACTTATCGATGAGAATATGCCGGGAATTTCGGGACTTGAAGCAATCCCGATGATCAAGGATAAGGATAATTCGCTGAAAATCGTTATGGTTACGAAAAGCGAGGAAGAGCATATCATGGAGGAAGCTATTGGTTCCCAGATCGCAGATTATATCCTGAAGCCTGTAAATCCGAATCAGATTTTATTATCATTAAAGAAAAACCTTCAGCAAGATAATCTCGTAGAGCAGAAAACCATATTACAGTACCAGCAGGAATTTAGAAAACTCTCGATGGAGCTCTCTTATCTACGAACGTATCAGGAATGGGCTGAATATTATAAGAAAATAGTAAATTGGGAAATAAAATTTGACAAGGTAGCCGATAGTGAATTTGCCGACCTTCTCCAAAGCCAGAAGGAAGAAGCGAATATTCAGTTTGCCAAATTTATAGAGAACAATTATGAAGAGTGGCTGCACCATCACGATAAACCTCTGATGAGCCATACCCTTTTCAAAGAAAAGGTAAAACCTGAGGTGGAGAAAGACAAGGTTCTCCTGTTGATGATCGACAACCTAAGGTATGATCAGTGGAAAGTAATTGAACCTTTATTTACCAAATATTACCGAAAATCGTCTGAAGATTACTATTACAGTATACTACCAACGGCAACCCAGTATGCCAGAAACTCTTTTTTCGCAGGTTTAATGCCTTCTGAAATCGAAAAGCGCTTTCCGGATAAATGGTTCAATGATAATGAAGAAGGAAACAAAAATGAATTCGAGCGTGATTTCCTGGAAGATCAAATGAAACGAATTGGTTTAAGTTCAAAATCAATGAAGTATTTAAAAGTTTTGAATGCTGATTTTGAAAGAAAAATATACGACGATTTTAATCAGCATAAAAATAATGATCTTTTGGTAATTGTGTACAACTTTATCGATATTCTGTCTCACGCGAAAACAGATAATCATATTGTTGACCAGTTGATTCGTGATGACAAGACCTTCAGATCTCTGACATTGAACTGGTTTGAGAATTCATCTTTATTAAAAATCATTAAAACGGCTGCGGAAAGCGGCTTTAAACTGGTGATTACAACCGACCACGGCACCGTATATGTAAAAAAACCAAGTAAAGTGGTAGGTGACAGAGAGACCTCTACCAATATCCGATACAAAACAGGTAAAAGCTTAACGTATGATGACCGCGATGTATGGGCAGTAACAAACCCTGAAAAATTATTTTTACCTAAAGGAAATTTAAGTTCAAAATATATCTTCGCCAAGAACAATACTTTTTTAGCTTATCCTAAGAACTATAATCACTTCGTGAATTATTATAAAGAGACCTATCAACATGGAGGAATTTCACTGGAAGAGTGTATTATTCCGATCAGTATATTAGAACCCAAATAG
- a CDS encoding exodeoxyribonuclease III yields the protein MRLITYNVNGIRAAFTKDFLGWLTTADPDVICIQESKAGTDQIDIESLENLGYYSYWHSAKRKGYSGVGIASKIKPNHVEYGCGIESYDNEGRIIRADFDGFSAISVYVPSASNIERLDFKMQFCHDFLAYIKELKKTIPHLIISGDFNICHQAIDIHNPIGLKNVSGFLPMEREWMTDFINECELIDSFRFFNNEPDNYTWWSYRQNSRERNKGWRLDYNFTSYALKDKLSRAVILKEAVHSDHCPALVELDL from the coding sequence ATGAGATTAATTACCTATAATGTAAACGGCATAAGAGCTGCTTTTACAAAAGATTTTTTAGGCTGGCTTACAACTGCAGATCCTGATGTGATCTGTATTCAGGAGAGCAAAGCCGGAACCGACCAGATTGATATCGAAAGTCTTGAAAATCTGGGATATTACAGTTACTGGCATTCGGCAAAGAGAAAAGGCTACAGCGGCGTAGGAATTGCGTCTAAAATAAAGCCTAATCATGTGGAATATGGTTGCGGTATAGAGAGCTACGATAATGAAGGAAGAATCATTCGTGCGGATTTCGACGGATTCTCTGCAATTTCAGTATATGTTCCTTCTGCTTCAAATATCGAAAGGCTGGATTTCAAAATGCAGTTTTGCCACGATTTTCTCGCTTATATTAAAGAATTAAAAAAGACCATTCCTCATTTAATTATTTCAGGGGATTTTAACATCTGTCATCAAGCGATTGATATTCACAATCCGATCGGCTTAAAGAATGTTTCAGGGTTTTTACCGATGGAGAGGGAATGGATGACCGATTTTATTAATGAATGTGAATTAATTGATTCTTTCAGATTTTTTAATAATGAACCGGATAATTACACCTGGTGGAGCTACAGACAAAATTCCCGGGAAAGAAATAAAGGATGGAGATTAGATTATAACTTTACCAGTTATGCTTTAAAAGATAAGCTTTCGAGGGCCGTTATTCTAAAAGAAGCGGTGCATTCCGACCATTGTCCTGCCTTAGTAGAATTAGACCTTTAA
- a CDS encoding septal ring lytic transglycosylase RlpA family protein: protein MMKRFILVIIMMISTFGIYSFKNNAIDAKKTSYASFYHDKFNGRKTASGEIFDNSKFTAANRTLPFGTNVKVTNLNNGKEVIVKINDRGPYHSARALDMSKAAFDEIGNIDHGTIPVEYEIVD from the coding sequence ATGATGAAAAGATTCATTCTCGTAATCATAATGATGATTTCAACCTTTGGTATCTATTCTTTCAAGAATAATGCCATAGATGCGAAAAAAACAAGTTATGCATCGTTCTACCACGATAAGTTTAATGGTAGAAAAACAGCCAGCGGAGAAATTTTTGATAACTCAAAATTTACTGCAGCTAACAGAACGCTTCCATTCGGGACTAATGTAAAAGTTACTAACCTGAATAATGGTAAAGAGGTAATTGTGAAGATTAATGATAGAGGGCCTTACCATTCTGCAAGAGCTTTAGATATGTCTAAAGCCGCGTTCGATGAAATCGGAAATATCGATCACGGTACCATTCCGGTAGAATATGAAATTGTCGATTAA
- a CDS encoding IS5 family transposase: MLGKIREDLQQNLFKTRLTELINMEHPVVKLAGEISWDKMESEFEKLFSENGRPSIAIRKIAGMLLLKEMFKESDESVIERWIENAYWQYFTGETFFQTEQPFDPSNFVHFRKRIGDKGLEFLLGQSVSLHPKAKTEDEVQVDTTVQEKNITFPTDAKLAKKVIDNCRKIAEKESVVQRQSYRRVSKQLLRDAFFGHHPRRQKKAKMARKKLRTIGKRVLRELERKLPKDVLKGYEDVFKIYLKALTQERTTKDKIYSLHEPQVACIAKGKSGKAYEFGTKVAVVRGRKTGIISSVKRFSGNPHDSKTLEESLAQSERVRKSVGGTRPTKATTDRGFKGIKEVEGTAILLPAKKEKTKYGQQVARLRFRARAAIEPCISHLKRNHSLGLNFLKGVAGDINNALLAGIGYNLKMRLNQIKQQILLWLELVLRIFLGKYNFQSQKTAF; this comes from the coding sequence ATGTTAGGCAAAATAAGAGAGGATTTACAGCAGAATTTATTCAAGACCAGGCTTACGGAGCTTATTAATATGGAGCATCCGGTGGTAAAATTAGCTGGGGAGATTTCCTGGGATAAAATGGAGTCAGAGTTTGAGAAATTATTTTCAGAAAACGGAAGACCTTCTATTGCTATCCGTAAAATAGCAGGAATGCTTTTGCTCAAGGAAATGTTTAAAGAAAGTGATGAAAGTGTAATAGAGAGATGGATTGAGAATGCGTATTGGCAATATTTTACCGGAGAAACCTTTTTCCAGACAGAGCAGCCTTTCGATCCGAGCAATTTTGTACACTTCAGAAAAAGAATTGGAGATAAGGGTTTGGAATTTCTTTTGGGACAAAGCGTTTCTCTCCATCCCAAAGCCAAAACAGAAGATGAAGTTCAGGTAGATACGACGGTTCAGGAGAAGAACATTACCTTTCCTACCGATGCCAAATTAGCAAAAAAAGTAATCGACAATTGTAGAAAAATAGCAGAAAAAGAGAGCGTTGTACAAAGACAAAGCTACAGAAGAGTGAGCAAACAATTATTGCGGGACGCTTTTTTTGGACATCATCCCAGAAGACAGAAGAAGGCAAAAATGGCGAGGAAAAAGCTCAGGACGATTGGTAAAAGAGTTCTTCGGGAATTGGAAAGAAAACTTCCTAAAGATGTTTTGAAAGGCTACGAAGACGTTTTTAAAATTTACCTTAAAGCACTCACCCAAGAACGTACCACGAAAGATAAAATTTACAGTCTTCACGAGCCACAAGTTGCGTGTATTGCGAAAGGAAAATCGGGAAAAGCATACGAGTTTGGGACAAAAGTAGCAGTAGTAAGAGGTCGGAAAACAGGGATCATCAGCTCGGTAAAGAGATTTTCTGGCAATCCTCACGATAGTAAAACTCTTGAAGAATCATTGGCACAGAGTGAGAGGGTAAGAAAATCCGTTGGCGGAACAAGACCTACGAAAGCCACTACAGACAGAGGATTTAAAGGAATCAAAGAAGTGGAAGGAACAGCAATTTTGCTTCCCGCAAAAAAAGAAAAAACAAAATATGGGCAACAAGTAGCCAGATTAAGATTCCGGGCAAGAGCAGCCATAGAACCTTGTATCTCTCATTTAAAAAGAAACCACTCCTTAGGATTAAACTTCCTGAAAGGAGTGGCTGGAGATATTAATAATGCATTATTAGCAGGGATTGGATACAATTTGAAGATGAGATTGAATCAAATCAAACAACAAATTCTTCTTTGGCTCGAACTTGTTCTCCGAATCTTTTTAGGCAAATATAATTTTCAAAGTCAAAAAACAGCTTTTTAA
- the rimO gene encoding 30S ribosomal protein S12 methylthiotransferase RimO, translated as MRTKSVGKKKINVVTLGCSKNVYDSEVLMSQLKANGKEVVHEDRGDIVVINTCGFIDNAKEESINTILDYVDAKNRGEVEKVFVTGCLSERYKPDLVREIPDVDQYFGTRDLPILLKHLGADYKHELVGERLTTTPKHYAYLKISEGCDRPCSFCAIPLMRGGHVSTPIEKLVLEAQKLAKKGTKELILIAQDLTYYGLDIYKKRALGDLLKELVKVEGIAWIRLHYAFPSGFPEDVLDIIREEPKICNYIDIPLQHINSDLLKSMKRGTSHEKTNALLGKFREKVPDMAIRTTLIVGYPGETEEIFQELKEWVRTQKFDRLGCFTYSHEENTGAYVLEDDIPQETKEARVEEIMELQSQISWEKNQEKIGNIYKCIFDRKEGNYFVGRTEYDSPDVDNTVLVSAENTYISIGDFAEVKITSAEEFDLYGELI; from the coding sequence ATGCGCACAAAATCTGTAGGTAAGAAGAAAATCAATGTGGTAACCCTTGGATGTTCCAAGAATGTTTATGATTCTGAAGTTTTAATGAGTCAGCTGAAAGCTAATGGCAAAGAGGTTGTTCACGAGGACAGAGGAGATATTGTAGTGATTAATACCTGCGGGTTTATCGATAATGCTAAAGAAGAATCGATTAACACCATCCTTGATTATGTAGATGCCAAAAACAGAGGCGAAGTTGAAAAAGTTTTTGTTACCGGATGTCTTTCTGAAAGATATAAGCCGGATTTAGTAAGAGAGATCCCTGATGTTGATCAGTATTTCGGAACAAGAGATCTTCCTATTTTGTTAAAACACCTAGGTGCTGATTATAAGCATGAATTGGTGGGAGAAAGATTGACCACTACGCCGAAACATTATGCGTATCTTAAAATTTCTGAAGGTTGCGACAGACCTTGTTCTTTTTGTGCAATTCCATTAATGAGAGGGGGGCACGTGTCAACCCCTATTGAAAAATTAGTCCTTGAAGCTCAAAAGTTAGCTAAAAAAGGAACTAAAGAATTGATTTTGATTGCTCAGGATCTTACGTATTATGGTTTAGATATTTACAAAAAACGCGCTCTGGGAGATTTATTAAAGGAATTGGTAAAAGTAGAAGGAATCGCATGGATTCGTCTTCATTATGCCTTCCCAAGCGGTTTCCCTGAAGATGTTTTAGATATCATTCGTGAAGAACCTAAAATATGTAATTATATTGATATCCCGCTTCAACATATCAACTCAGATTTATTGAAGTCCATGAAGAGAGGCACTTCTCATGAAAAAACCAATGCGCTTTTAGGTAAATTCAGAGAAAAAGTTCCTGACATGGCCATCAGAACAACTCTTATTGTCGGTTACCCCGGCGAAACAGAGGAAATCTTCCAGGAGTTGAAAGAGTGGGTAAGGACGCAGAAATTCGATCGATTAGGTTGTTTTACCTATTCTCATGAAGAAAATACAGGTGCGTATGTATTGGAGGACGATATTCCACAGGAAACTAAAGAAGCGAGGGTAGAGGAGATTATGGAGCTGCAGTCTCAAATCTCATGGGAGAAAAATCAGGAGAAAATCGGGAATATATATAAATGCATATTTGATAGAAAGGAGGGCAATTATTTTGTCGGAAGAACAGAATATGACTCTCCGGACGTAGACAATACGGTATTGGTGTCTGCAGAAAATACCTATATTTCGATTGGAGATTTTGCGGAGGTAAAAATCACCTCTGCTGAGGAATTTGATCTTTATGGTGAATTAATTTAA
- the rfbC gene encoding dTDP-4-dehydrorhamnose 3,5-epimerase yields the protein MKIKETPLKDCYIIESTVIEDDRGYFYEKFNEKKFEELTGMNGHFVQDNISKSSYGVLRGLHLQKGEHAQAKLVSCLEGKVYDVAVDLRENSSTFGKWFGIELTPENKLQLYIPRGFGHGFSVLSETAIFAYKCDNFYNKESEGSVIWNDSELNIDWKLPLDAVQLSEKDRVLPTFSERNF from the coding sequence ATGAAAATTAAAGAAACTCCATTAAAGGACTGTTATATTATAGAATCCACTGTTATTGAGGATGACAGAGGATACTTCTACGAAAAATTCAATGAAAAAAAATTTGAAGAGCTTACAGGAATGAACGGGCATTTTGTTCAGGACAATATTTCAAAATCCTCTTATGGAGTTCTTCGTGGTCTTCATTTGCAGAAAGGCGAGCATGCACAGGCTAAATTAGTTTCTTGCTTGGAAGGAAAGGTGTATGACGTCGCTGTTGATTTACGAGAAAATTCATCTACTTTCGGAAAATGGTTCGGAATTGAGTTAACTCCGGAAAATAAACTTCAGTTATATATACCAAGAGGTTTCGGGCACGGATTTTCAGTGTTAAGTGAGACTGCTATTTTTGCTTATAAATGTGATAACTTTTACAATAAAGAGTCTGAAGGGAGTGTAATTTGGAATGATTCTGAATTAAATATTGACTGGAAATTGCCGTTAGACGCTGTCCAATTGTCGGAAAAAGACCGTGTATTACCCACATTTTCAGAAAGAAACTTTTAA
- a CDS encoding MraY family glycosyltransferase produces the protein MEYILVTIILFISIVVYFKIADKYNIIDKPNHRSAHTQITLRGGGIIYPIAFIVFCLFNLTEAIDNYGSFGLGLLAICTVSFIDDVKTLSNRIRLSIHLISVVLLLYFTGAFVLMPFWVWPILFILIIGTLNAYNFMDGINGMTGAYSLVTLSSILYINKNVIPFTDENFILYPILACMVFLFFNFRKKAKCFAGDVGSMGIGFWVIGLITLLIMRTGEYKFILLLSIYGMEVVLTIIERILLKENIFEAHRRHLYQLFANEKKVSHLIISSVYTFFQFIVNIFLINSQFPIWVIISLIFIPLGGLYLGLKWSLKKQYNL, from the coding sequence ATGGAATATATTTTAGTCACAATTATATTATTTATCTCAATAGTGGTTTATTTTAAAATTGCAGATAAATACAATATTATAGATAAACCAAATCATAGAAGCGCACACACACAGATTACACTTCGTGGAGGAGGTATTATTTATCCAATTGCCTTTATTGTTTTTTGTCTTTTTAATCTAACCGAAGCAATAGATAATTATGGGTCGTTTGGTTTGGGATTACTCGCGATTTGTACTGTAAGTTTTATTGATGATGTGAAAACACTCTCCAATAGAATTAGGCTTTCTATCCATTTAATCTCGGTGGTTTTATTACTTTATTTTACGGGAGCATTCGTTTTGATGCCATTTTGGGTTTGGCCCATTTTATTCATTTTGATCATAGGTACGTTGAATGCGTATAATTTTATGGACGGAATTAATGGAATGACCGGTGCTTACAGCTTAGTTACATTAAGCTCAATACTGTACATCAATAAAAATGTTATCCCGTTTACGGATGAAAATTTTATTTTGTATCCTATTTTAGCGTGTATGGTTTTTCTGTTTTTTAACTTCAGAAAAAAAGCAAAATGTTTTGCGGGAGATGTAGGAAGTATGGGAATTGGGTTTTGGGTTATAGGTTTGATTACTTTACTTATTATGAGAACGGGTGAATATAAATTCATCTTATTACTTTCAATTTATGGAATGGAGGTTGTTTTAACGATTATTGAAAGAATTTTATTGAAAGAGAACATTTTCGAAGCACACAGAAGACATCTATATCAGCTTTTTGCTAATGAGAAGAAAGTTTCTCATTTGATAATTAGTTCTGTATATACCTTTTTTCAATTCATAGTAAATATATTTTTAATAAATTCGCAATTTCCCATATGGGTGATAATTTCACTTATTTTTATCCCGCTTGGTGGTCTTTATTTAGGGCTAAAATGGAGTTTGAAAAAACAATATAATCTCTAG